A single window of Rhizobium indicum DNA harbors:
- a CDS encoding adenylate cyclase — translation MQTWIPAEGSAAPILLGPAPQADDIREQLERVVSSPEFPGIGRAAAFLRYVVSETLEGRGNRIKAYSIAIEVFGRDAGFTQDDPVVRIEAGRLRRSLERYYLVAGQHDPVRIDIPKGGYVPTFTWSCPASVDAGDDEADETSPSEVRSGRWLRARRVLLPGAAALAAVAISLYWIGTRSPAPSLERVSSLSPDRPALVIAPFANLGEGPEAQLYTAGLTEELMTILPRFKEIKVFGRETSKSLPADVGASEIRAEFGARYLLAGGVRTSGKRLRVTARLLDTSDGEILWSENYDNDLASGDLFAIQTDVARKVATAIAQPYGVMAQVDSASPPPDDLGAYECTLRFYAYRSELSGEAHARVRDCLEAALARFPSYATAWAMLSIVYLDEDRYKFNPTPGQGSAIQRALDAARRATQIDPNNTRGLQALMTALFFDRQLAESLRVGEQALATNPNDTELMGEFGTRLAIAGQWQRGAALLDQAIALNPGSGGFYHGTRALAAYMLRDNQTAVLEIRQANMQKFPLFHVVAAIIYAEAGMMDDARREGQVFVSMRPDFLPNIVTELAMRNMQPEDRDRLIEGLREAGMTVPDPDAIASSAATSDLQPR, via the coding sequence ATGCAGACGTGGATACCAGCAGAGGGGTCTGCAGCACCCATTCTTTTAGGGCCGGCGCCTCAAGCCGACGATATCAGGGAGCAACTGGAACGTGTCGTCTCCAGCCCCGAATTTCCAGGCATCGGGCGCGCCGCAGCGTTTCTCCGCTATGTCGTCTCGGAAACCCTTGAGGGTCGGGGCAACCGGATCAAAGCCTATTCGATCGCGATCGAGGTCTTCGGCCGAGATGCCGGCTTCACCCAGGACGATCCGGTGGTCAGGATCGAGGCTGGGCGGTTGCGGCGATCACTCGAGCGCTATTATCTCGTCGCCGGACAGCATGATCCGGTCAGGATCGACATTCCCAAAGGCGGATATGTTCCAACCTTCACCTGGTCCTGTCCGGCGTCAGTCGACGCTGGAGATGACGAAGCTGACGAAACATCGCCCTCTGAGGTTCGCTCCGGACGTTGGTTGCGCGCAAGGCGGGTCCTATTGCCGGGTGCCGCTGCCCTCGCTGCGGTGGCTATTTCGCTCTATTGGATCGGGACACGGTCACCCGCTCCGTCGCTCGAACGCGTTTCGAGCCTTTCGCCCGATCGCCCGGCCCTCGTGATAGCCCCGTTTGCCAATCTCGGCGAAGGGCCGGAGGCGCAGCTCTACACTGCCGGCCTGACCGAGGAACTGATGACCATCCTGCCACGGTTCAAGGAGATCAAGGTCTTCGGCCGCGAGACCTCCAAGTCCCTTCCCGCGGATGTGGGCGCATCGGAGATCCGGGCCGAATTCGGCGCACGCTATCTCCTTGCCGGCGGGGTACGCACGTCGGGCAAGCGTCTTCGTGTGACGGCCAGATTGCTCGATACGTCGGACGGCGAGATCCTCTGGTCGGAGAACTATGACAATGATCTCGCATCAGGAGACCTGTTTGCGATCCAGACGGATGTCGCCAGAAAGGTGGCGACCGCCATTGCCCAACCCTACGGGGTCATGGCACAGGTCGACTCCGCCAGTCCGCCGCCGGACGATCTCGGTGCGTATGAGTGCACTCTGCGCTTCTATGCCTATCGTTCGGAACTGAGCGGCGAAGCACATGCGCGCGTCCGGGATTGCCTCGAGGCCGCACTGGCGCGGTTTCCGAGCTACGCGACCGCCTGGGCAATGCTGTCGATCGTCTATCTCGATGAGGACCGCTACAAGTTCAATCCGACACCGGGCCAGGGTTCAGCCATACAGCGTGCACTCGATGCCGCCAGGCGCGCAACGCAGATCGATCCGAACAATACACGCGGACTACAAGCGCTGATGACGGCGCTGTTCTTCGACAGGCAGCTCGCTGAATCACTTCGGGTGGGCGAGCAGGCGCTCGCCACCAACCCCAATGACACCGAACTGATGGGCGAGTTCGGAACGCGGCTTGCGATCGCTGGCCAGTGGCAGCGTGGAGCAGCCCTCCTCGACCAGGCCATCGCCCTCAATCCAGGCAGCGGCGGCTTCTACCACGGAACGCGAGCCCTGGCCGCCTACATGCTCCGCGACAACCAAACCGCCGTACTGGAGATCAGGCAGGCGAACATGCAGAAGTTCCCTCTCTTCCATGTTGTCGCCGCCATCATCTACGCCGAGGCAGGCATGATGGACGACGCCCGCCGGGAAGGACAGGTGTTCGTCAGCATGCGACCTGACTTCCTGCCGAACATT
- a CDS encoding DUF2945 domain-containing protein, translating to MSKQLKSGDEVSWNTSQGKTEGRVVKKQSTPTKIKGHSVKASKAEPQYIVESDKWGKRAAHKPDELKKL from the coding sequence ATGTCGAAGCAATTAAAGAGCGGCGATGAGGTAAGCTGGAATACCAGCCAGGGAAAGACCGAGGGCAGGGTAGTCAAAAAGCAGAGCACTCCGACGAAGATCAAAGGCCACAGCGTGAAGGCATCGAAGGCCGAGCCGCAATATATCGTCGAGAGCGACAAATGGGGAAAGCGGGCGGCACACAAGCCTGACGAACTCAAGAAGCTTTGA
- a CDS encoding DUF2171 domain-containing protein: MISADQIREHMEVRAADGTHVGSVDHLDGPTRIKLTKLDTEDGKHHLIPIDWVDHVDAHVHLSKNARDVRMQWATIN, encoded by the coding sequence ATGATTTCCGCAGATCAGATCCGTGAGCATATGGAAGTGCGGGCTGCCGACGGCACCCATGTCGGCTCAGTCGATCATCTCGACGGCCCCACGCGCATCAAGCTGACGAAGCTCGACACGGAAGACGGCAAGCACCACTTGATCCCGATCGATTGGGTCGACCACGTGGATGCTCACGTCCATCTGTCGAAGAACGCCAGGGATGTCCGGATGCAATGGGCTACCATCAACTGA
- a CDS encoding DUF3300 domain-containing protein → MARPHALLLATGLFLPFAGFPFSPHLTLTAAAQEPAASNPVTAEDDAPAPLSEDELEILVARIALYPDELVALVTSASLYPLQVVEAARFLETLKKQPKLKPKTTWDGSIVSLLNYPQIVTMMSEDLDWTQSLGEALSYQQKDVLIAIQQLRDKAVADGIIKTDDKIKVSQENDNVVIVSASPEKIYVPQYAPEMLYEPNYVAEPIGYYSEPYPNYYYPTATFFAGVVTGAVWAAAVDWNRWGVWGGRWNGNVDIDCNNCLNNINGKVNINDVDWKNVDRSKIGFDSAQFNKIDRSSFRTSIEANASNRVGARGNDRANTLRDKPGKVSVNDVRKSKIDADRVNAARNKAANTGAAAGGGKVAQAAQNRRPDARTPNRAAENARPGVNAKRPVAKPKPAARVDSRPRKPSALGQVDSGKRAQMQSSRGRQAMAGGNRGGGGGEMRRGGGGGGRRR, encoded by the coding sequence ATGGCTAGACCTCACGCTTTGTTACTCGCCACGGGCCTGTTCCTGCCTTTTGCAGGGTTCCCGTTTTCGCCACATCTGACGCTGACCGCCGCCGCGCAGGAGCCGGCCGCTTCCAATCCCGTCACGGCGGAAGACGACGCGCCGGCGCCTCTGAGCGAGGACGAACTCGAAATCCTGGTGGCGCGGATCGCGCTGTATCCGGACGAACTGGTTGCGCTCGTCACGTCGGCGTCGCTCTATCCGCTGCAGGTCGTGGAAGCAGCCCGGTTCCTCGAAACCTTGAAGAAGCAGCCCAAGCTCAAGCCGAAGACGACGTGGGATGGCAGCATCGTATCGCTGCTGAATTATCCCCAGATCGTGACGATGATGAGCGAGGATCTGGACTGGACGCAGTCTCTCGGAGAGGCGCTTTCCTACCAGCAGAAGGACGTTCTGATCGCCATACAGCAACTGCGCGACAAAGCGGTCGCCGACGGCATCATCAAGACCGACGACAAGATCAAGGTCAGCCAGGAGAACGACAACGTCGTGATCGTCTCCGCCAGTCCTGAGAAGATCTACGTTCCGCAATACGCGCCGGAGATGCTGTATGAACCGAACTATGTGGCCGAGCCTATCGGCTACTATTCCGAGCCGTATCCGAACTACTACTATCCGACCGCCACCTTTTTCGCGGGCGTGGTGACGGGAGCGGTGTGGGCCGCCGCCGTCGACTGGAACCGCTGGGGCGTATGGGGCGGGCGCTGGAACGGCAATGTCGATATCGATTGCAACAACTGTTTGAACAACATCAACGGCAAGGTGAATATCAACGACGTCGACTGGAAAAACGTCGACCGCAGCAAGATCGGGTTCGACAGCGCGCAGTTCAACAAGATCGACCGCAGCTCCTTCCGGACCAGTATCGAGGCGAACGCCAGCAACAGGGTCGGAGCAAGAGGCAACGACCGTGCGAACACGCTCCGCGACAAGCCAGGCAAAGTCAGTGTCAACGATGTTCGCAAGAGTAAGATCGATGCGGACAGGGTAAATGCTGCTCGCAACAAGGCAGCCAATACAGGCGCGGCGGCTGGGGGCGGGAAGGTAGCGCAGGCTGCGCAGAACCGCAGGCCCGACGCAAGAACACCGAACAGGGCTGCCGAAAACGCAAGGCCCGGGGTCAACGCCAAACGCCCGGTCGCAAAGCCGAAGCCTGCGGCCCGGGTCGACAGCCGGCCCAGAAAGCCTTCGGCGCTCGGTCAGGTCGACAGCGGCAAGCGCGCTCAGATGCAGTCCAGCCGCGGCAGACAGGCCATGGCCGGAGGCAACCGCGGTGGTGGCGGTGGAGAAATGCGCCGCGGCGGTGGCGGCGGCGGCCGTCGTCGATAA
- a CDS encoding MGH1-like glycoside hydrolase domain-containing protein has translation MNAESQRLREARDGKADWKKWGPYLSERQWGTVREDYSEGGDAWDYLTHDQARSRAYRWGEDGLAGISDSKQRLCFALALWNGQDPILKERLFGLTNSEGNHGEDVKEYYFYLDSTPTHSYMKYLYKYPQSAYPYDDLVETNSRRGKGELEYELVDTGVFDADRYFDVFVEYAKAAPEDILVEITIANRGPEAATLHVLPTLWFRNRWSWGEEGDKPTLERVERNDAPAVIAAKAAPGLPADADVTRYLYCDGSPALLFTENETNTQRLFGVPSATPFVKDGIDSFVVHARTDTVNPQQIGTKAAAHYVVIVDAGQSRTLRLRLCDLLPAAGPKNVRPMFDRSFDDAMQARRREADEFYASITPPSMTADAADVMRQALAGMMWGKQFYLYDVNKWLDEHGVNPFDPKRRIEQRNVGWHHMYNADIISMPDKWEYPWYAAWDLAFQVIALTMVDPDFGKDQIDLMLREAYMHPNGQIPAYEWNFGDVNPPVHAWATIFTYRLEQARSGKGDVAWLQKSFQKLLLNFTWWVNRKDRSGKNVFEGGFLGLDDIGVFDRSAPLPTGGYLEQADGTAWMALYCQNMMEIATELALKDAGGEEMVLKFTQHFLWIASAMIHAGDEVGMWDEEDGFFYDVLRLPDGQAQRLKVRSMVGLLPLCAATAFEGDIYQRYPEVTRQMKHFFDTRPELIAFIHDPRKPGHANRQLASILDENKLRRVLSTMLDENEFLSPYGIRALSRYHDEHPYVFQVGDHEHRVAYLPAESDSGMFGGNSNWRGPIWMPMNGLIIRALLQYYSYYGNDFTVECPTGSGRHMNLYQVAEELTQRLSAIFLRGNDGKRPVFGGQAKFQDDPHWQDCLQFYEYFHGDNGAGLGANHQTGWTGFIARGMHLFASGSPEAWLERAKTS, from the coding sequence ATGAATGCTGAATCCCAGCGCCTCCGGGAGGCGCGAGACGGAAAAGCCGACTGGAAGAAATGGGGGCCCTACCTGTCCGAACGGCAGTGGGGAACCGTTCGCGAGGATTACAGCGAGGGCGGCGATGCGTGGGACTATCTCACCCACGACCAGGCCAGGTCGCGCGCCTATCGCTGGGGCGAGGACGGTCTGGCGGGTATCAGCGACAGCAAGCAGCGGCTGTGTTTTGCGCTGGCTCTCTGGAATGGACAGGATCCAATCCTGAAGGAGCGGCTGTTCGGCCTTACCAACAGCGAGGGCAATCACGGCGAGGATGTTAAGGAGTACTACTTCTACCTGGATTCGACGCCGACCCACTCGTACATGAAGTATCTCTATAAATATCCTCAATCCGCCTATCCCTACGACGACCTGGTGGAGACCAATAGCCGGCGCGGGAAAGGCGAGCTTGAATACGAACTGGTCGATACCGGCGTGTTCGACGCCGATCGCTACTTCGACGTCTTCGTCGAATATGCCAAGGCAGCACCCGAGGACATTCTTGTCGAGATCACCATTGCCAATCGCGGTCCGGAAGCGGCCACCCTGCACGTGCTGCCGACATTATGGTTCAGGAATAGATGGTCCTGGGGTGAAGAGGGTGACAAGCCAACCCTGGAACGTGTGGAGCGGAATGACGCTCCGGCTGTGATCGCTGCTAAAGCCGCGCCTGGGCTGCCGGCGGACGCGGACGTCACACGATATCTCTATTGTGACGGCTCGCCGGCGCTGCTGTTCACCGAAAACGAGACGAATACGCAACGTCTGTTCGGCGTTCCGAGTGCCACTCCATTCGTCAAGGATGGGATCGACAGCTTCGTCGTGCATGCCCGCACCGACACCGTGAACCCGCAGCAGATCGGAACCAAGGCTGCGGCACACTATGTCGTCATCGTGGATGCCGGGCAATCCCGGACGTTGCGGCTGCGCCTATGTGACCTGCTGCCGGCTGCAGGACCCAAGAATGTCCGGCCAATGTTCGATCGTTCGTTCGACGACGCGATGCAGGCGCGTCGGCGCGAAGCCGATGAGTTCTACGCTTCGATCACGCCGCCGTCGATGACGGCCGACGCCGCCGATGTCATGCGTCAGGCTCTGGCAGGCATGATGTGGGGCAAGCAGTTCTATCTGTATGACGTGAACAAATGGCTGGACGAACACGGCGTCAATCCATTCGATCCGAAGCGCCGGATCGAACAGCGTAACGTCGGCTGGCATCACATGTACAATGCCGACATCATCTCCATGCCGGACAAGTGGGAATATCCCTGGTACGCAGCCTGGGATCTGGCATTCCAGGTGATCGCTCTGACGATGGTCGATCCCGACTTCGGCAAGGATCAGATCGATCTGATGCTGCGCGAAGCCTATATGCATCCGAACGGGCAGATACCGGCGTACGAGTGGAATTTCGGCGACGTCAACCCGCCTGTCCACGCCTGGGCGACGATCTTCACCTACCGCCTGGAGCAGGCCCGGTCAGGCAAGGGCGACGTCGCCTGGCTTCAGAAATCCTTCCAGAAACTGCTTCTGAACTTCACCTGGTGGGTCAACCGCAAGGACCGATCCGGCAAGAATGTCTTCGAAGGCGGCTTCCTTGGGCTGGACGATATCGGGGTGTTTGACCGCAGCGCGCCGCTGCCGACCGGGGGCTATCTGGAGCAGGCAGACGGCACCGCATGGATGGCGCTCTACTGCCAGAACATGATGGAGATAGCGACCGAATTGGCTCTCAAGGATGCGGGCGGCGAGGAGATGGTGCTCAAGTTTACACAGCATTTCCTATGGATAGCGTCGGCGATGATCCACGCAGGCGACGAGGTCGGAATGTGGGACGAGGAAGACGGGTTCTTCTACGACGTCCTCCGTCTGCCGGATGGGCAGGCCCAGCGTCTCAAGGTCCGCTCGATGGTCGGCTTGCTGCCGCTATGCGCCGCCACCGCGTTCGAGGGCGACATCTACCAACGGTATCCCGAGGTCACCAGGCAGATGAAGCATTTCTTCGATACGCGCCCGGAATTGATCGCCTTCATCCATGACCCGCGCAAGCCGGGTCACGCCAATCGTCAGCTCGCCTCGATACTGGATGAGAACAAGCTTCGTCGCGTGCTGTCGACGATGCTCGACGAGAATGAATTTCTCAGTCCCTACGGCATCAGGGCACTGTCGCGCTACCACGATGAGCACCCCTACGTCTTCCAGGTCGGCGATCATGAGCACCGCGTAGCCTATCTCCCGGCAGAATCCGACAGCGGCATGTTTGGCGGAAACTCGAATTGGCGCGGCCCGATATGGATGCCGATGAACGGCCTGATCATCCGGGCGCTGCTGCAATACTACAGCTACTATGGCAACGATTTCACCGTTGAATGTCCCACGGGTTCCGGCCGTCACATGAACCTCTATCAGGTCGCCGAGGAACTCACCCAGCGCTTGTCGGCCATCTTCCTGCGAGGAAACGATGGCAAACGACCCGTGTTCGGCGGGCAAGCCAAGTTCCAGGACGATCCGCACTGGCAAGACTGCCTTCAGTTCTACGAATATTTTCACGGCGACAACGGCGCCGGTCTTGGCGCGAACCATCAGACAGGCTGGACCGGGTTCATCGCGCGGGGAATGCATCTGTTCGCCTCGGGTTCGCCTGAGGCGTGGCTTGAACGCGCCAAGACCTCCTAG
- a CDS encoding HlyD family secretion protein, which translates to MVSENLDEPAISPAPRNPLRRIALIVVLLALVLFVLSVFMERRTPSTSQAQVQAYIVGIAPEVTGRVVEVGVVDNSRVDADQVLFRIDPERYELAVSEAEASLASVGQSMGASTAAVDAAQAKLVTAQVDRDNLREQSARAEELQKRGVYSKARADSTKSAFGQSEAAVTGAEAELAKAKEQLGPSGNDNPQLRAALAALEKARLDLVRTTVQAPSAGVVTNLQLTTGKVVSAGQPAMTFIDAGTIWITAAFKENSLENVAVGNRAEVLFDALPGRVFPAQVESVGFGVSQGSTDPNTGLPTIRSDSGWVQEPQRFPVRLIIEEAQRPKGGVRYGSQATVVIYTGDNPITNAWGSLWIRIVSVLTYVR; encoded by the coding sequence GTGGTTTCCGAAAACTTGGACGAGCCTGCCATTTCCCCAGCGCCTCGGAATCCACTCCGCAGGATAGCCCTCATTGTCGTCCTTCTGGCGCTCGTCCTGTTCGTCCTCTCCGTCTTCATGGAGCGGCGCACGCCATCTACCTCGCAGGCTCAAGTTCAGGCCTATATCGTCGGCATCGCGCCCGAAGTCACCGGCCGGGTGGTGGAAGTGGGAGTCGTCGACAACTCGAGGGTCGACGCCGATCAGGTTCTCTTCCGTATCGATCCCGAGCGCTACGAGCTCGCGGTCAGTGAGGCCGAGGCGAGCCTTGCAAGTGTCGGCCAGTCGATGGGCGCGTCAACGGCCGCTGTCGATGCGGCGCAGGCAAAGCTCGTAACGGCCCAGGTCGATCGGGACAATCTTCGCGAACAATCTGCGCGCGCCGAAGAGCTGCAAAAGAGGGGCGTGTATTCCAAAGCGCGGGCTGATTCAACCAAATCGGCTTTCGGTCAGTCAGAGGCGGCCGTCACCGGTGCTGAGGCCGAGCTGGCCAAGGCCAAGGAGCAGCTCGGGCCGAGCGGAAATGACAATCCGCAGCTCCGGGCAGCTCTGGCAGCACTCGAAAAGGCACGACTCGATCTGGTGCGGACCACCGTTCAGGCACCCTCGGCCGGGGTCGTGACCAACCTCCAACTTACAACCGGTAAGGTCGTGTCGGCTGGACAGCCAGCCATGACCTTCATCGATGCTGGCACGATCTGGATCACCGCCGCCTTCAAGGAGAACAGCCTTGAGAATGTAGCAGTCGGCAACCGGGCGGAAGTCCTTTTCGACGCGCTTCCCGGTCGGGTGTTTCCGGCGCAAGTCGAGAGCGTTGGTTTCGGCGTATCGCAGGGCAGCACGGACCCGAACACCGGATTGCCGACGATCCGGAGTGATAGCGGCTGGGTCCAGGAGCCGCAGCGGTTTCCAGTCCGGCTCATCATCGAGGAGGCGCAGCGGCCCAAGGGCGGCGTGCGCTACGGCTCGCAGGCGACCGTCGTCATCTACACGGGCGACAACCCGATCACCAATGCCTGGGGATCGCTCTGGATCCGCATCGTGTCGGTGCTGACCTATGTTCGCTGA
- a CDS encoding DUF3008 family protein produces MPAKSKAQQKAAGAALSAKRGETPKSELKGASKQMVESMSEKQLEEFASTKRKGKPQHVSK; encoded by the coding sequence ATGCCAGCCAAGTCCAAGGCCCAGCAGAAGGCGGCAGGCGCCGCACTTTCGGCCAAGCGTGGCGAGACGCCGAAGAGCGAACTCAAAGGCGCCTCGAAACAGATGGTCGAATCCATGAGCGAGAAACAGCTCGAGGAATTTGCCTCAACCAAGAGGAAAGGCAAACCTCAGCACGTCTCGAAATGA
- a CDS encoding SDR family oxidoreductase, with protein sequence MESYYENRQLPQPVIPTLPPVHLLKGQTALVTGANSGIGRGIALALGKAGANVVVNYVTAPEDATQVVDEIQQGGGRALAVAADVSNEAQVEAMFATAVEEFGTVDVFVNNAGLQRDAPFHEMTSAQWDTVMNVNLKGAFLCSRAAVREFLRRGVRPDVSVAAGKIVFISSVHEVIPWAGHVNYAASKGGLMLLMKSLAQEVAEKRIRVNSIAPGAIRTPINTSAWQTSEAYAELMKLIPYKRIGEAEEIGRTAVWLASDFTDYIVGSTIYVDGGMTLYPGFETGG encoded by the coding sequence ATGGAAAGTTACTACGAGAACCGGCAGTTGCCTCAGCCGGTGATTCCAACCCTGCCACCGGTCCATCTGCTGAAGGGGCAGACTGCCCTCGTCACCGGCGCCAATTCCGGGATCGGCCGTGGGATCGCCCTCGCTCTCGGCAAGGCGGGAGCGAACGTGGTCGTCAACTACGTCACGGCCCCAGAGGACGCCACGCAGGTCGTCGACGAGATTCAACAGGGCGGCGGGCGCGCGCTTGCGGTCGCGGCCGACGTTTCCAACGAGGCGCAGGTCGAGGCGATGTTCGCGACCGCCGTCGAGGAGTTCGGCACGGTCGACGTGTTCGTCAACAACGCCGGACTTCAGAGGGATGCCCCCTTTCACGAGATGACGAGCGCCCAATGGGACACCGTCATGAACGTCAACCTCAAGGGCGCGTTTCTATGTTCGCGCGCGGCCGTCCGGGAGTTTCTCCGGCGGGGCGTACGGCCTGATGTTTCCGTGGCAGCCGGCAAGATCGTATTCATCAGCTCGGTCCATGAAGTCATTCCCTGGGCCGGACACGTGAACTATGCGGCGTCGAAAGGCGGACTGATGCTCCTTATGAAAAGCCTAGCCCAGGAGGTCGCCGAAAAGCGCATCCGCGTCAACAGCATCGCCCCCGGCGCAATTCGCACGCCAATCAATACTAGCGCCTGGCAAACCTCGGAAGCCTACGCTGAGCTGATGAAGCTCATCCCGTACAAGCGCATCGGCGAGGCGGAAGAGATCGGCCGGACCGCGGTGTGGCTTGCGTCTGATTTCACCGATTACATCGTCGGATCGACGATCTATGTCGACGGTGGAATGACGCTTTACCCCGGTTTCGAAACCGGCGGCTAA
- a CDS encoding DUF2950 domain-containing protein encodes MTKSVRNMLLGSVFALAALATNPVPASAAEPSDATVISGFASQSDPPIFETPEQAVDAFKAALAADDFDKFAALLGIDAAKAKAGEGVMDTYAQIRDGTKKKIVVKDVDGRKIIEIGDKLWPLPFPIVKGDDGKWGFDTYAGFEEIINRRVGENELQTIDTMQAYVDAQKEYSSADHDDDGVLEYAQKLISSDGKTDGLYWSPDLGEGDSPAGNALEDNAALDKAKAGEGYYGYRYRIIDGQGPNIAGGEFDYVINGNMIAGFALIAWPIRYGETGVHTFVVNANGTVYQADLGRETEKIAAGVRTFNPGDNWDVTPD; translated from the coding sequence ATGACAAAGTCAGTCAGAAACATGCTTCTGGGTTCGGTGTTCGCTCTTGCGGCTCTCGCCACCAATCCGGTTCCGGCATCTGCAGCAGAGCCATCCGATGCGACCGTCATATCGGGCTTCGCTTCGCAGAGCGATCCGCCCATATTCGAGACGCCGGAACAAGCCGTCGACGCCTTCAAGGCGGCGCTAGCGGCTGATGATTTCGACAAGTTCGCGGCGCTGCTGGGTATTGATGCAGCGAAAGCGAAGGCAGGCGAAGGGGTGATGGACACCTATGCCCAAATCCGCGACGGCACGAAGAAGAAGATCGTCGTGAAGGACGTCGATGGCCGCAAGATCATCGAGATCGGCGACAAACTATGGCCTCTGCCATTTCCGATCGTGAAGGGCGACGATGGCAAGTGGGGTTTCGACACCTATGCCGGGTTCGAGGAGATCATCAATCGTCGCGTCGGCGAGAACGAATTGCAGACCATCGACACGATGCAGGCCTATGTCGATGCCCAAAAGGAATATTCTTCCGCTGACCACGACGACGACGGCGTTCTCGAATATGCCCAGAAACTGATCAGCAGCGACGGCAAAACCGACGGTCTCTATTGGTCGCCCGATCTGGGCGAGGGGGATAGCCCGGCGGGCAATGCTCTCGAAGACAATGCCGCGCTTGATAAGGCCAAGGCCGGCGAAGGTTATTACGGTTATCGCTACAGGATCATCGACGGCCAGGGACCGAACATCGCGGGCGGAGAGTTCGACTATGTGATCAACGGCAACATGATCGCAGGATTTGCCCTTATCGCCTGGCCGATCCGATATGGCGAAACCGGCGTGCACACATTCGTCGTGAACGCGAACGGCACGGTCTACCAGGCCGATCTCGGCCGGGAGACCGAAAAAATAGCTGCTGGCGTCAGGACCTTCAACCCGGGTGACAATTGGGACGTGACTCCTGATTGA
- a CDS encoding DUF2955 domain-containing protein, with the protein MFAERSPAVEQQKRKGLRVAFAVSIGFTLAVYAGAIVPFLGPLFAAQFLLGSSRPMPLGKTIGAAIVILIAGMAMMVLTNVLGDRPAPFLLILGLTYFACFAAQSTGKGGPAVFLVLVVSIIVPLLGILNKELANSILSILVAGVLSGAVLMWLAHAVFPEPFSQEVEAVAIDERPPALLRALANTVILLGSVVICLTSDNLTAAAVIPITVASLLGQLDVGASGRAAMGLVLVNLFGGVLASVAYAALSLRPNLLSIFLIVLVVVLLLGGRAAARSKDAPVFAGALTTFLILFGLGVSPLPGSAAESFATRIVYVAAALIYALLFAAILWPRASNAERISA; encoded by the coding sequence ATGTTCGCTGAGAGGAGCCCCGCGGTCGAGCAGCAGAAACGCAAGGGGCTTCGGGTTGCGTTCGCGGTCTCCATCGGCTTCACGCTGGCAGTCTATGCCGGGGCCATCGTGCCGTTCCTCGGTCCGCTCTTTGCCGCCCAGTTTCTGCTCGGCAGCTCGCGGCCCATGCCGCTCGGCAAGACCATCGGCGCGGCGATCGTCATCCTGATCGCCGGGATGGCGATGATGGTTCTGACCAACGTGCTCGGCGACCGTCCGGCGCCGTTCCTTCTGATCCTGGGGCTAACTTATTTTGCGTGCTTCGCCGCACAGTCGACGGGAAAGGGAGGACCGGCCGTCTTTCTCGTGCTCGTTGTTTCGATCATCGTGCCTCTGCTCGGCATCCTGAACAAGGAGCTCGCCAATTCCATCCTGTCCATCCTGGTCGCCGGGGTGTTGTCAGGTGCGGTTCTGATGTGGCTCGCCCATGCGGTCTTTCCCGAGCCGTTCTCCCAGGAGGTCGAGGCGGTGGCGATCGACGAGCGGCCGCCGGCCTTGCTTCGGGCGCTGGCAAACACAGTCATCCTCTTGGGCTCCGTCGTGATCTGCCTGACGAGCGACAACCTGACGGCTGCGGCAGTCATTCCGATCACCGTGGCGTCGTTGCTCGGACAGCTCGACGTTGGCGCGAGCGGGCGGGCAGCGATGGGGCTCGTGCTCGTCAATCTGTTTGGTGGGGTGCTCGCCTCCGTCGCTTATGCCGCGCTGTCGCTGCGCCCTAATCTCCTCTCGATCTTCCTCATCGTTCTCGTTGTCGTCCTCCTGCTCGGAGGGCGCGCAGCTGCCCGGTCAAAGGACGCCCCGGTTTTTGCTGGCGCCCTGACGACATTCCTGATCCTCTTTGGCCTCGGGGTCTCGCCTCTGCCGGGGAGTGCGGCAGAATCCTTCGCCACCCGTATCGTCTATGTCGCGGCGGCCTTGATCTACGCACTTCTATTTGCCGCGATCCTGTGGCCACGGGCCAGCAACGCGGAGAGGATTTCGGCATGA